A single Brienomyrus brachyistius isolate T26 chromosome 11, BBRACH_0.4, whole genome shotgun sequence DNA region contains:
- the LOC125704147 gene encoding cortexin domain-containing 1, with product MEETTPDPAFVDVDQGLALACIVFLCLLLVAMIIRCAKVIMDPYSAIPTSTWEEQHLDD from the coding sequence ATGGAGGAGACAACCCCCGACCCGGCCTTCGTCGACGTGGACCAggggctggccctggcatgCATCGTCTTCCTCTGCCTCCTGCTGGTGGCCATGATCATCCGCTGCGCCAAGGTTATCATGGATCCATACAGCGCCATCCCCACCTCCACCTGGGAGGAACAGCACCTGGATGACTAG